TGACAATACATCAAAATAACCACCGGCCTGTTATTCTCAAATCAACAAGACATAAAATTCTACCGTTTAAATTCCATCAGCTAGGCAACATTGATTTTAGTCCATAAACTCAAGGTGCAACTGTCATTTAATGAGAAGTTAATGGACTATATGGAAAATGAATTAATCAATCATTCATGCAGATCTTTAAATAGATGAAGGACAAGAATATTGCAATGTTAAATTCACCAGAAAAATGCAGCATAATATATGTTCTTTTAGAAAAACATAAGGTCTCTCCACCTGCCATGCTCAAGTCGCCCATGCAAATAGTATGTTAAATAGTCCAAAACCCTCTACACCCCAGAAAATGACAAGAAGTTCATCACCTACTCAATACTAAAtgattttagaaataaaaaaaatactatctcTAACATCTATAAATCCAGTTTAGCATCTTGTGACCACACCAGGAAGCATGCTGGACAGCAGAAATAGGAACTAACAATCTAATTATCTTGATGAAAGCTTTCAATGACCAGGCCTGTAAAGCCGATAAGTAGTCAAGCTTCAAATAGTCAAACCTAGGACACAATATGCATGTTGAAAGCATGATTACCATGCAAATTCTTTTGCATCATTTTATACACTCATAAAAAAGATATGCCGAGCCTTGATCAATGAATTTAAAAGTGAAGCAGCGATTCTCCAGTTATAAAAGCAAACATCATCACACCTATTATGGCTTGTGTACCCATCACTCTAAGTGAGAGTCCTATCCAGATGGAAAGGAGTGATGTTTGATCCTGAAAGCAAACCAATCCAGCATATGGAGACTATAAGCTGACCAGCTACATCAGCAATTTGACAACTCGGAGATGAACTGACCCTCTAATATAGAGGGAGCTAATCTAATCAGGGCTGAtgtgaaataaaacaaaagggTTAGTAACCAACTGGAAGGCCATCGGTTGGACAGTGTGATCCCAagataaaaaaactaaacatATTCATGGGTGTATCCTCCAACGCTTTTGTGGATCAAACCTGATCTTGAAAACCAATAGAGTAGATTACAGATAGAACCCAAACGTGATATGGTCAGCCCTGCTCCCTAGCAAGCTCCAAGAAATAAGCAAAACAAAGTGTAATTCCTTTTGCAATAATGTCAAACAACTTCAGGTAGAGAATCAATTGTCTGCTCAAACAGCAAAAAATCCTCTCATTATGCAGCATGTATTCATTTGTGTGATCATCAAGTTAGTATGTCACACCAACGCCATATACAAGAGCCATTTGAAAGGCATTATGATATAAATTACACTAAATGTCACATGCATAAAAATGAGTATCACGGCTATTTCACTCTAACAGGTGTATGTGATTATAAAATATCAAGTCATGAACGTTAATGATCTATGGTGAGGAAATGGAGCCATATACACATCATACCGAATCCATTAAAAGCAGTCTTCGATACAAACAAATGTACATGCTACATAAGAGTAGTAAGTAGTAACTAGCAACTGAATTCCCAAATATGATACATGAAGTTGCATTGAACAATTAAGATGTCTAGTTAGAGCAGTTAATGAATCATTTTGAAGGAAAAGCAtacaagtgatgctagattatcaTATATCAACCCAATAAAGATCACACTGCTACAGTCGTCATATAACCTTAAAGGAGCAACAGTGGGGAAGAATGAGATACTAATCAGTTTACtgcaatatatataaaaagacaAAGGAAAGGAGGAGACATTTTATATGCACAAAAATTCCTCAAGTTAAAAGAAGTTACAGTGTTGATGATGTAAAGCTTAAAAAAGCAAGTAATACATTAACTCCTCATCTGATTTCTCACTACCATAAGAATCAAAAGCAACAAAAAATCTAATtcaacaaagaaaaaaataaagtcaAAGAAGAAATCGTACGCGCACCGCGATCAAGCCTGAGTGCCAGCCAAAGCTTTCATCTGAATATGATTAGTATCAGCAACAGCACTAGTAGGCAAAGCCTCATAAGACCCGTGTCTCCTAATCCCAACATTTTTAGCTACAACACCATAAATAACCATAACAATAACCACAACAAACATCACATGAATCACAAACATCAGATCTAAAATCGCAACAGCTCGTAATTTCGACTCTTCGATATCACACTTAGTCGAACCCTCAACGCCACTCACAACATCTAGTAGCCTATGACAACCTTCAGGTATAAAAGCTTCCACATAAAGCGAAAGCCCAGTCTGAAGAACCCAAAACCCTAGCAAACAAAACGCACCGCCTAATCCAACATCAGCAATAAAAAACCTAGGTTGAAAAGCCAGAATCAAGCACAAGAACGCAATAAGAAACGAAACACGAGCAAAAATATCGTCGCATTTCGCTTCTAAATCGGAAGTCTGAACGGAAGCGGCGGAGGTGGACACGGTGTATTGCAAGAAGAAGAGCGCGGCAGCGAGCGCGAAGAAGAGATCGGAGGGGAGAGGGAGGAGAGAGGTGGATTCGGAGAGTAAAAGAGCAAGCGAAACTACAAGGAAGAGGAAAAGAAGAGCGGAGGCTTGGAGAGAGGTGAAGCGGTGAACGGGAGTACGGCCTTTTAAGAGAGGATCGGAATCGGTGGAAATTAGGGTTTGGTGAGTGAAGGAGATGAGGAGACAGGTGATGAGGAAGTAGAGGTGGAGGTGTTTTAAGCGGGAGGAGGAGGCGAGAGGGAGCGGATGGTAGGGTTTGGCTGAGTAGGATTGGGGGGATTTCAGATAGTTACGAGTTGCGGAGATAAGATGGTAGAGTCCTAGAGATATTAGTGATGTTGATGAGAACAGATTGTATGCTAGTGATGACATTTTTGTTTTCTCGAGGCGGAGGACAGGCGGTGGCGACGGTGGTGGTGGTTATGAGTTTTGACACATATCATTTGATGCAGAGATGATGATTCAGCTAGTTTGATCCGTCCAGTTCTTTTTTAGTTACTACATGAATACACCCACTCCTCTCCCATTATCACACTTTATTTGCCAAGTGTGAAATTGACCATTTGTCCTTAATATTTAAACTcttaatcataatttttttttgacttacttgctttaaaaaaattatgaattttatcgTGTTTtgttaaaatcttttaattttgacaaaatcggactccattttttaaatttttactattCAAAACGCTGaacaataaatcattaaaaaatgcCGATGTGGACGCCAAAACGGTGTTTATTCCGATGTCTACATAGATGTGTTTTGATGAAAAATTATTCAGTGTTCAAATtgtagaaaaataaaagttcatgtATTGAATTGTCAAAGTTAAATATGCCtataaaaattgcaaaacatgTTAAAATTCATTAATACCAAATATGTTATTGTTAATCCCTGaaagttaattttattaaaaactgcAAGGattactatttaatttatatataatataagaaGCACGCAAACTTCAACGAAGTTTGCGTGTctcgtttcggaaaccggaaactctcaGAAACTCACAAGAAAACATTTCGGGCCGtttccataaataaaaataaattatatagttataaaaaaaaaacctaaaaaattctcaactaatagttttttttaaatcaattacctataattttatgatttaatttatcTACAATAAAACTtatcttcttatttttattgaatttaattatatttattttattttattaattggcataaatgtataaataaaatttaatatatataataaaattataaatatagccctattttttttattatttacacgtttttcCCACGTTTAgtgtccttcattttaaaaatttgccgTTTCTCCGTGTTTGTTTCGTGCCGTTTTCCGTTTCCGTTTTCGTGCTACCTAGTGTGTAGTctatgttttcttattttaatataattttatggtAGTTGAAAAGAAAGATAATACAAAATTATTAAGATAAATAGTattgtttaaatttgattatactACATTACATACAATGgttgaatttaaaaatacaatttaaaatgatgaatccatattatatttttattatttaactatAAAATATTCAGTATTGTGTTAAAGCATCAAGTCAAATTCACAGCTAATTGTGGAGTGATCGCTGATTCGCTGGCGAATAAACGGGCCGAGCCGAGTCCGAGTTAGACCA
This window of the Mercurialis annua linkage group LG5, ddMerAnnu1.2, whole genome shotgun sequence genome carries:
- the LOC126683050 gene encoding uncharacterized protein LOC126683050; its protein translation is MSSLAYNLFSSTSLISLGLYHLISATRNYLKSPQSYSAKPYHPLPLASSSRLKHLHLYFLITCLLISFTHQTLISTDSDPLLKGRTPVHRFTSLQASALLFLFLVVSLALLLSESTSLLPLPSDLFFALAAALFFLQYTVSTSAASVQTSDLEAKCDDIFARVSFLIAFLCLILAFQPRFFIADVGLGGAFCLLGFWVLQTGLSLYVEAFIPEGCHRLLDVVSGVEGSTKCDIEESKLRAVAILDLMFVIHVMFVVVIVMVIYGVVAKNVGIRRHGSYEALPTSAVADTNHIQMKALAGTQA